AGGTTGCGCCGAACAACGTGTCGGGTCTGGTGGTGAACACGCGAATGGCGCCCTTCCCATCGGCCAGCGCAAAATCGACCTCGGCCCCGATCGACCGCCCGATCCAATTCTTCTGCATCTCCAACGTGCTGGCAGGCCAATCAACCAGCTTCAAGTCTTCAAGCAATCGATCGGCGTAGGCGGTGATTTTCAGCACCCACTGCCGCATCGGCTTGCGGATCACATCGAACCCGCCGACTTCGCTCTTGCCGTCGATGATTTCTTCGTTCGCCAATACCGTCCCAAGCTGTGGGCACCAATTCACCGGCACTTCCGCCACGTAGGCCAATCCCCGCTCAAAGAGCTTGAGGAAAATCCACTGCGTCCAGCGATAGTACCCGGGATCCGTCGTACTGAGCTCGCGTTCCCAGTCATACGAGAGCCCCACGCGCTTCATCTGGCGCTTGAAGGTGGCAATGTTGTCCGCTGTCGTCTTGGCCGGATGGATGCCGGTTTTCACGGCATATTGCTCTGCCGGCAACCCGAACGCATCCCAGCCCATGGGATGGAGCACATTGAACCCCTTCATCCGTTTATAGCGCGAGACGATATCTGTGGCGGTATACCCCTCAAGATGGCCGACATGGAGACCGGATCCGGAGGGATAGGGAAACATATCGAGACAGTAGAACTTGGGCTTCTCGCGATCGTCCGCAACGCGGAACGTCCGATGATCCTCCCAGTACTGCTGCCATTTCGTCTCAATGGCGCGGTGATCGTATCCTTTGCCCATTAATTGCTACTCACTCCCTCTGTCAAAAATGACGAAGGACTCTAACATAGACCCTCGGGGGTCACAAGATTTCTGCCAGGTAGAGGAGCCTGTCCGATATGGCCTTCGTAGCGAGACGAAGGAGATGCGGCGAGCCGCAAGGCCACAGGCACTGAAAAGCCGGAGGTCTATTCGCTGGAATACCGTGAGGATTGTTCGGAGCCGAGAACGATGCAGATGGCCGTAGATCGTTTATTCCAGTAGAAAAGGTCACTGTCGGAGAGGCTCCTAAAGTTTGCTATACTGCCCCTCGGATGGGACTCTATTGCAATCACGTCTTCCCTCGCCTGATGGAACATGTCATGCGTGGGGAGGAGTTCCAGCAATTACGGACCGAGGTGCTCCAATCGGTGGCCGGCGAGGTGCTGGAGATTGGGATTGGGACCGGACTCAATCTTTCTCACTATGGCCCTAACGTGTCGCGGGTGCGGGCCGTTGACCCCACCCCTATGCTTCCCACGCGGATGGCGAAGCGTCGTGCAGGCGTGCCCTTTCCGGTTGAGATCACCCATCACAGCGCCGAGCGACTACCCTATGAAGACCGGACATTCGACTGCGTAGTCAGTACCTGGACCCTCTGCACCATTCCCGATGCGGTGCGTGCGCTGCGGGAAGTGCGCCGTGCACTCAAACCAGACGGCAGGTTTCTCTTTTTGGAACATGGCAGGAGCGACGACCACAAGATTGCCCGATGGCAGGACAGACTCAATCCTGTCCAGAACATCATCGGCTGCGGATGCAATCTGAATCGCCGGATTGATGATCTGATCGCTCAAGCCGGGCTGAACATCACTCAGCTCGATCGATTTGCCATGCAGGGGGTACCAAGACTAGGCGGAGAAATGTATCGAGGCACGGCGGTGAGACAGAACTAGCCCATCGACCTGCCGTTCAAGAGCGACGTAAATCCCGTGACCGAGAAAAACTGTGGAAGCGGGGCCGGCGGCAATTCCGAACTCGACTTCGCACTATGCACCAAATGAGCAACTCCGAATGCTTTTGCCGCCGTTAGACAGCCTTCATCGTCATCCATAAAGAGGGATCGCGAGGGATCAAAACCCAACAAGCGCTGACAATTCGGCCAATACTCCGGCCGCATCTTCAGATACCCCACCTCAAAAGCATCCACAATTCGGTCCACATACCGATCCAAACCGGTCTTCGAGATTTTGACCGACACTCCGGTCGAATGGGCATTCGTGATGATGGTCACGCGTTTCCCCAGCTGTTGAAGATGGCGCAAGAATTCCTCAGCGCCTGGTAGAAATCCGATCATGTGATCGAGTTCCTTGTGCATCGCCACCACATCAATGCCGACCCGCCTGGTCCAATAGTTCAGGTCCGTCCACGCGAGTTCTCCTTCGACCGATCGGTACATCGCCATGAGACGATCGCGAGACTCCTGAAATGAGAGCCTGTGCAACGCGGCATACCGCCGCGGCAATTCTTCGTCAAAGAAGAAGTTATCGAAGTGGCGGTCCAGCAATGTGCCGTCCATATCCAGGAGCACATCATCGATCTGGGACCAATCGAAGTAGGGCTGAGGACTGCGGGCTGAGGACTGCGTCATTGACCAGATTATACCCGAGTGAGTGAAGAGAAGACGAGGCAGGTTGTGTTTATGAAAAACCATGTGTTACCGTCCGAATCATCATGCCTCGTGCAAAATCAGGTCAGAAACAAGAACCGACCCTTCCGTTGCTCCCAACCGAGGGCGGACCTCCCCCACTCATTGCCATCATCGGTCGCCCCAACGTGGGAAAGTCGACGTTGTTCAACAAGATCCTTGGCCAGAAGATCGCGATCGTAGACGACGTCCCTGGTGTGACGCGCGACCGCAACTATGCTGATGCCACCTACCGCACCCGAAAGTTCAGACTGGTCGACACGGGGGGATTGGATCTGTCTTCGTCGGACAGCATGCTGACCTTGATCCGACGTCAATCGGAACTCGCGATCGCCGAGGCAGACATCCTCATTTTCCTCCTGGACGGCCGGTCAGGATTGACTCCCCCGGACCATGAGGTGGTGAAACTCCTACGCGGCGTGACGAAACCTTTGTTCTACGCAGTCAATAAGATCGATACGCCAAAATCCGAGCCCTTACTCGCCGACTTCTATAAATTGGGCACGGATGAGCTCTATCCCATCTCCGCCGAACATGGGCTCGGGGTCTCTGAACTCTTAGACGCCCTTTACCCCCTACTTCCCTCAACGGAGGAATCTGACGAGCTGCAACAACTCCCCCGTGTGGCCATCGTCGGCCGTCCGAACGTCGGCAAATCCACGCTCGTGAACGCGCTGCTCGGAGAGGAGCGTGTCGTGGTCAGCAATGTGCCGGGAACCACGCGCGATCCGGTGGATTCACTGGTCACCCACCAAGATCAGTCCTACGTCTTCACCGATACGGCGGGGATCAGACGACGAGGCAAGATTGACCGAGGAATAGAAGGCTACAGCGTTCTCCGATCGCTCCGTGCCATCGGACGATCCGACATTGCCGTGTTGCTCTTGGACGGAGTGGAAGGCGTCACAGAGCAAGATACCAAGATCGCCGGCGCGATTCTCAAGCAGGGCCGTGCCTGTATTCTCTTGATCAACAAGTGGGATCTGCGGGCCGGAGACCAGAACGCGCGACAAGCGTACGAACTCGAGTTCAACCGCCGGTTTCCCTTTCTGGCCTGGGCCCCCGTCCTCTATGGTTCAGCCCTCAAACCGGAATCTATTCGCCGCCTCTTCCCGCTCCTCAAAGATGTGCACGGGATGTTTACCAAGCGCGTCTCCACCGGCGCGTTGAATATCTGGCTGCAGAAAATTCTGGAGACCCATCCATTACCGGCTCGGAAGCACAAACCCACAGCCGGGACGAAGTCGGCCTTTATGACTCAAGTCGCCACCAAACCGCCGGTCTTTGTCCTCTTCGTCGGTCATCCTGAAGACATCACCCCCGCATACCTAAAATACTTAGAGAACCAACTCCGCGAGACGTACCTCTTCACCGGCACCCCGCTCCGCATCATGGTGAGAAAGAAGTAAGCAGCCCCTTCGAAGATCCTCGTTCACTGTTGATACATAAACTTTAGCTGGTCCGTTGAGAATACACAACAATCCCGCAGATGCCCCAAAAAGGAAGAGGCACAATGGTTTCCTATCTTCTCGTTTGTCGTTTTTACACCTTCACACATGTAAAGAATCTTTACAGATGTTGCACGTCGGGGCTCAGCTCCTAAATAAATACAAATGATCAATGCTTTGTAATCAAGTGTCGCGACGACGTGGGCGCTTTTCAGGGATTCTCTACCATACAATGCTGTAAGATTTACTTACACTCATCTCTGTCAGCGCCGTTGGGACGTATCCAACTAAGTTGATTTTCAATGACCGAGAATCTCGGCACGGCAATTGCTGCAAATTTGTTGCAGATTCATTCTTGTACAAATACCTAATTGGAGGAATAAAGTAAAATGATCCGATTGATTGGGTGTTTTAGCGTCGCGATTCTGTGCTGCATCATATCCGTTCCCGTGGTGGGTGCCGTCCCGATAACGTACAATGTCTCCTTTAGTGCCAGTTCATTTGGCATCTCCACAGGAACTGATCCAGCACCAGTAGACCCTGTTACCGGCAGCTTCACTATCACGCTTGATCCCACAGTGACAGTGGTTGACGAAACTGCCGGTATTGCATTGAGCACCTTAAATATTTCCTTAGGGTCTGCACTCGCCTACAACTTCGATGCCAGCACTCAACTCCTAATCGTTGGCGGGATTGAGACCGGCGCCGAGAGTATACAGATCCTTCCATCAACGGATGATTTCTACCTCCATATTAGTAATTTTGTTGGGGCTCCGGTCTTTAGCTTTTTTGAGTACACCCAAACGGCTGTCAGTGGAAATAACTCTTTCCTCGCTGCCGGGGGTTCTGTCAATTCTGTCAATACTTCCTCACCGGTCCCAGAGCCTGCCACGGTCCTCCTGTTGGCAGCAGGCCTCGTAGGGGTAGGAGTGTGGAGGTCCCGAGTCGGTAAAGACAAAGCATGAGTTGAAAAGCTCTCGCGCCTTCCGCTCAACCAGCAGCGTGCATTGTATAAAGCATGGCCTCAGCAGTCGTTGCTGGGGCCCATCGCTTCACCCCTGAAAAGCCTGTGCTTCTATAGGAAGATCTGACTTTCGGCTCACCACGAAGGCTTAACCTGGAGAAAAAGATCGCGCTTCCTCGATCGCGGAGAGGAAACCAGAGGAAGATAGGTGCCTTGAGGAATCGGCGAGAGAGCGAAGGTCGGAGTCAGAAGGCAATTTTTGAAAAGCCGCCCCTGCCAGTTGAGATGCCACTAACACAAGGCCGCTCTGACCTCATTTCTCTGCGCGGCTTGCGGAATCATCCCAGATCGATAGTCTGCCAGGAGCGCACCTTTCCTCAAAATTATTTCGTGGAGTCTGTCGAGATGGGAGTCAGGAGGACTAAACACGGGGACCGACTGACTTTAGGATAATCATGGTAGTCGAGCGGGGGCAGAGAACAGTCCAGGCGATTTCAACCTATTCCCTGATACTGACACGATCCGATTAACGAACTATCCATCACTCACTCTGCATTCAAATTCTTCAGGATTTTCTTCGCTAATGGTTCTTTGATCTCGGCATGCCGTGGGACCGCCTCGATAACCCCGGTCTTCGGGTTCACCCAAAGGGAGTGGGAAGCACCCTCCCGTTTCATATAGCAACCAGCGATCCGCAGCTTGCGCTCTAGATCTCGCCGTTTCACTCAATCAGTACCTTGTCTTGAATCGCATCTTCGGGCAGTCCGCGAAGAATATCCGCCTTGCGGTCTTCGAGAATCAATTCAATCGCCTGCCGCAGACTATCCTTCGCCTCCTCCAGTGTTTCCCCTTGCCCGTTGGCGCCGGAAATCTCCGGGCACATAGCCCAGTAGCCCCCCTCGGGTGCCGGTTCGATAATTGCCGTGAACTCAGCTTTCATTCAAGCTCCTTTCTGCTATTGATCGGAGAACGGACTCCCTGGCCCCGTATGAGAATCCGAGGCACCCAAAGCAGTATAATTCCTGTCTGCCTCCTCGCAATAGAACTGATCTGATCAAACACGAGACCGAGCAGGAAAATAGGGACAAGCTGGGTTTCCAATGATCGCCACGACCTAATCTTGGAAGTGCAGATCGAGGCTTTCCTATCGGGAAGAGGAAATCACAGGAAGAAACGTGCCCTGCCACCTTCCAGCACTGTGCCGAAACGCTTCTCGGTCCGCTGTCGATGGTGGGATGAGGATCGTGATCATCATATCCTGACCTTCCGGCAAATCGACGCGGTCCAGTGGTTCGATGATCCCGCCTTTCATTCGAGCCCGTATCGTAGTCGTCATATCGCGGCTCCTTCAGTCAGATGAGCCTAATCGTTCGTTGACAGCATCCGGCTATGCAGCCGTGTCATCTAGAAAAGAAGTGTAGCAGAGAGCCTTCGGGAATCCAACATGAACCAGGCTCAACCACTGTGGCAACATGGACACACGCGCCCACTATGAGTCATGAACTTGCTGGCAAATGACAAACCGTTTGGCTGTCTGAATTTCTCATCGCATCCATTGCGCTGTTGTATTTTGATTCATATTGAGAGCCGATTCAGCTTTCGCTTCTCTCCCCACGAACAAATCCGATTTCAAGTTGACTCCCATTCTGACCTCATGTTATTCGCATAGGTGAATCCTTGGTTCTTGGAGGTTGATCCCCTCATCACTCTTTTCACACGAGAGGGAGTCTCTATTTAGACAGAATCCAACGTCCACCTCTTATCCGGACCACGCGTTCTTGCCATGGATCAATTTGGACAGGCTCGACAATTAGCATTGGCTGTGTTTCTGATGGGAGTCGTCAATGCCGGCTGTGCCACAGCCAGCCTCGCAGACGGCGACAAACCCCAGGAGCATCTCTCAAACTCCGTCCCCTTCGAAACGCAACTCGATACCACCTCAACAATGGCCCAAGCCCAAACTGACGAGCCCCCACCCACCCAACCAGCAACCGAAGAGGTCATCCCAGCACAGCCACAGAGCGATCTCCCGCCAGCCGTTCAGCCACAAGAGCCTGAAGCACCACCTGCTCAGGCCACAGATACGGCCCCGGCGGTTCAGCCACCGGTGGACAGTCCGCCGATAGACAGCCAGCCGACCGCTCAACCAGCAATTGCAGAACCGGCGCCCGTTCGCGTTGACGTCAACCCATCCATCGAGATCACAGGCCGAGTCTGGCGAGCCAAACCGGGAATCGTCTTTTTGAAAACGCCGATCGGGCTCATGTCGCTCAGTTCAAAGACCACGCTCAAAACGCTCCCCGCTTCCCAAGAAGTGTCCTTCCTGGTCCACGACGAGTATATCGTCATTGATATTGTACGGCGGACTGATGGGACCTTCGTTCACCGCTACCTCACCGGACCGTTTAGGCGAGACAGCGGAGACAATACAAAGTTACTCCTGTGGACGCCGAATAGTGGGCTGAAAGCGTTCCACATGGGAACCTACGAGTCTGCGCTCACGGCCCCCAAAAACAGCGATTCTGTGACGGTGGAAGTGGACGGAACCGGTAACGTCATCGGTGTGCATGACCTCCAGTTCGATCTTCAGATCGGGCAGATCGCCCCCCCGGGAAGTAAGGCGCAGCTGTTACTGACCGGAACGATCGCTAAAATGAAGTCGAATTTTATCTTCTTCAAGACGCCCATCGGCATCGTCAACGTCAACACCAAGATCGGCATCAAGAACGCCAAGATCGGGCAGACCATGACCTTGCATATGCATAACGACTCCGTCGTGGCGGATCTTGCAGCCGCCAACGATACGGCTCTGATCCGCCGTTTCGTGACAGGACCATTGGACTTCACGGCTCCGGATCATGCCCAGGTTCGACTCTGGACGCCTGAAGGAGAACAGACCTACTCCGTCGGAGTCAGCAAATCCGACCTGAACGGGGCGCGAGAAGGAATCCCCATTACCGTGGAGCTCAACGGCCAAGGCGAGGTCGTTGAACTGTATCGCGTGAAGTAGGCCGACTCCTCTCCTGTCCATCCCCACCCTTCGTCTTGACTCTCTTTTCAATCCACCCGTAGACTGCGCGACATATGAATACATCTCTCATGACCCGTCGCCGGCCAGAAAAATCCTCAGCTCGGACCCAATCGGCGAAGGATTTTGATACGCTATACAGAGATCATGTGGATCTTATGCATCGTTTCGCTCACCGCTTGTGTGGTGAGGCGGAAGCGGCCAAGGATTTGGTTCAGGAGACCTTTTTGAATGCCTATCGAGGCCTCGACCGGTTCCGTGGCGATGCGCAGATTTCGACGTGGCTGTACACGATCGCCTCGCGCGTCTGCCTCCGCATGCGGCGAAAACGGAAGGGCGCTCCTGAGCGAGAGTTGTCCCTTGAGGAATTCATCCCCACATCCGACGGTGAGTTTCGGTTACAGATTCCGATCGATGGCCTGAGCCCCGAAGCCGCACTCCACAATAAGCAGTTACGAGAGGCGCTCGACCGCGCGATCAATCAGCTGCCGAAAAAGTATAAGATGGTCTTGGTGCTTCGCGATATGGAAGGCCTCAGCGCCAAGGAGGTTGGAACCATCATGGGATTGAATGAACGAGCCGTGAAATCACGTCTCCATCGAGCGCGGTTGTTTGTACGCCGTCAGCTCAGTGCACGAGGACTTGGGGAACCGCTCAGTGACCATGAGCACCACGAGATGAGGTAGCGGAAGGACTGTTCAGATGGCACCACGTCGAACTTCGACACGACCACGACGATCGGCATCCACGCAACGAAAACAGGCTCATGGGAAAGCCCACTGCCTGCGTATCCTGCGCCAGTTGTCCGCCTATATCGACGACGAGCTCTCCGGAGATATTTGCGAGGAAATTCGCCGACATCTGGGCGCATGTCCGAATTGCGAAACCTTTGTGACATCGCTGCGCCAAACCGTGTCACTCTGTCGCCATAGTCCTCCGCCGACATTATCGGCAGCAAGCCGAGCGATGATACGGAAAAAGATCCTGGGGACCACACACACTCGCTAACCTCCAACAGCCTGAGCAATACTGATCATGACCAAGACCTATTTTCGTGGATTACTCCTCCTCTCCGGACTCTTGACGGCTGTTGAATTGAACGTACCGGAGACGGCAAGCGCCGCGTCGAAAGCGCCCCGCACCACGGCAAAACACAAGGCCGTCCAGACCACCGCCATCGACACCGCCTTGCGCTATGCCACAGCACTTGCCAACGGCGACAAGATCGGGGCTGGGCAACTCGACTTTGCC
The Candidatus Nitrospira nitrosa DNA segment above includes these coding regions:
- a CDS encoding anti-sigma factor family protein, which produces MAPRRTSTRPRRSASTQRKQAHGKAHCLRILRQLSAYIDDELSGDICEEIRRHLGACPNCETFVTSLRQTVSLCRHSPPPTLSAASRAMIRKKILGTTHTR
- a CDS encoding type II toxin-antitoxin system HicA family toxin encodes the protein MKRRDLERKLRIAGCYMKREGASHSLWVNPKTGVIEAVPRHAEIKEPLAKKILKNLNAE
- a CDS encoding RNA polymerase sigma factor — protein: MTRRRPEKSSARTQSAKDFDTLYRDHVDLMHRFAHRLCGEAEAAKDLVQETFLNAYRGLDRFRGDAQISTWLYTIASRVCLRMRRKRKGAPERELSLEEFIPTSDGEFRLQIPIDGLSPEAALHNKQLREALDRAINQLPKKYKMVLVLRDMEGLSAKEVGTIMGLNERAVKSRLHRARLFVRRQLSARGLGEPLSDHEHHEMR
- a CDS encoding HAD family hydrolase is translated as MTQSSARSPQPYFDWSQIDDVLLDMDGTLLDRHFDNFFFDEELPRRYAALHRLSFQESRDRLMAMYRSVEGELAWTDLNYWTRRVGIDVVAMHKELDHMIGFLPGAEEFLRHLQQLGKRVTIITNAHSTGVSVKISKTGLDRYVDRIVDAFEVGYLKMRPEYWPNCQRLLGFDPSRSLFMDDDEGCLTAAKAFGVAHLVHSAKSSSELPPAPLPQFFSVTGFTSLLNGRSMG
- the der gene encoding ribosome biogenesis GTPase Der, which translates into the protein MPRAKSGQKQEPTLPLLPTEGGPPPLIAIIGRPNVGKSTLFNKILGQKIAIVDDVPGVTRDRNYADATYRTRKFRLVDTGGLDLSSSDSMLTLIRRQSELAIAEADILIFLLDGRSGLTPPDHEVVKLLRGVTKPLFYAVNKIDTPKSEPLLADFYKLGTDELYPISAEHGLGVSELLDALYPLLPSTEESDELQQLPRVAIVGRPNVGKSTLVNALLGEERVVVSNVPGTTRDPVDSLVTHQDQSYVFTDTAGIRRRGKIDRGIEGYSVLRSLRAIGRSDIAVLLLDGVEGVTEQDTKIAGAILKQGRACILLINKWDLRAGDQNARQAYELEFNRRFPFLAWAPVLYGSALKPESIRRLFPLLKDVHGMFTKRVSTGALNIWLQKILETHPLPARKHKPTAGTKSAFMTQVATKPPVFVLFVGHPEDITPAYLKYLENQLRETYLFTGTPLRIMVRKK
- a CDS encoding antitoxin family protein: MTTTIRARMKGGIIEPLDRVDLPEGQDMMITILIPPSTADREAFRHSAGRWQGTFLPVISSSR
- a CDS encoding type II toxin-antitoxin system HicB family antitoxin produces the protein MKAEFTAIIEPAPEGGYWAMCPEISGANGQGETLEEAKDSLRQAIELILEDRKADILRGLPEDAIQDKVLIE
- a CDS encoding class I SAM-dependent methyltransferase translates to MRGEEFQQLRTEVLQSVAGEVLEIGIGTGLNLSHYGPNVSRVRAVDPTPMLPTRMAKRRAGVPFPVEITHHSAERLPYEDRTFDCVVSTWTLCTIPDAVRALREVRRALKPDGRFLFLEHGRSDDHKIARWQDRLNPVQNIIGCGCNLNRRIDDLIAQAGLNITQLDRFAMQGVPRLGGEMYRGTAVRQN
- a CDS encoding PEP-CTERM sorting domain-containing protein, giving the protein MIRLIGCFSVAILCCIISVPVVGAVPITYNVSFSASSFGISTGTDPAPVDPVTGSFTITLDPTVTVVDETAGIALSTLNISLGSALAYNFDASTQLLIVGGIETGAESIQILPSTDDFYLHISNFVGAPVFSFFEYTQTAVSGNNSFLAAGGSVNSVNTSSPVPEPATVLLLAAGLVGVGVWRSRVGKDKA